The Victivallaceae bacterium genome contains a region encoding:
- a CDS encoding FtsW/RodA/SpoVE family cell cycle protein yields MSNYKYLRYINRFSIIIILILMGISLTVISSVDPSLSSSGKTFFTPKSLMQLRHFILGWGIFCFFAVIDYNSLRNWALPIYIITIISLIGLFFTPAVQSVHRWYRLPLIGLSVQPSEYAKLVIVIMLSFFLDNKKYVISSWLTAGWAFTIVCIPFYLILKEPDLGTALILWLNALVVFYLAKIKPLLIRILSCLGIVSACVLLTVFLGVLPFDKVKPSALKILKEYQYERLNPDNHHQRASVTSIGIGGFSGQGWRSGEFAGRGWLPYSYTDSVFSAFGEEFGFIGLLFLISLFYGLIYFGYKTTMVAKDDFGKLLSAGITVYITMHVLINISMMCGCLPITGVPLILVSYGGSSVVATMSALGILQSIYSRRLF; encoded by the coding sequence ATGAGTAATTATAAGTACTTAAGATATATTAATCGGTTTAGCATCATAATTATTTTAATATTGATGGGTATTAGTCTTACAGTGATTTCTTCCGTTGATCCATCCTTGAGTTCTTCCGGAAAAACTTTTTTTACTCCGAAATCCTTGATGCAACTCAGACATTTTATTTTGGGATGGGGAATTTTTTGTTTCTTTGCTGTGATTGATTACAACAGCCTTAGAAATTGGGCTTTACCTATTTATATAATCACTATTATTAGTTTAATCGGACTTTTTTTTACCCCGGCTGTTCAAAGTGTTCATCGGTGGTATCGGCTGCCTTTGATCGGGCTTAGCGTTCAACCTTCGGAATATGCTAAACTTGTGATTGTTATTATGTTAAGTTTTTTTTTAGACAATAAAAAATATGTAATATCTTCTTGGTTAACTGCAGGTTGGGCTTTTACAATCGTTTGCATACCTTTTTATTTGATTTTAAAGGAGCCGGATTTAGGCACTGCTTTAATTTTATGGCTGAATGCTCTCGTTGTTTTTTATTTAGCTAAGATTAAGCCTTTATTGATCCGTATTTTATCTTGTCTGGGAATAGTAAGTGCCTGTGTTTTATTGACTGTTTTTTTAGGTGTTCTACCCTTCGATAAAGTCAAACCGTCAGCTTTAAAGATTTTGAAAGAATATCAATACGAACGTCTCAATCCGGATAATCATCATCAACGCGCTTCAGTAACTTCAATAGGTATCGGAGGGTTTTCCGGACAAGGTTGGCGTTCGGGAGAATTTGCCGGAAGAGGTTGGTTGCCTTATAGTTACACCGATTCTGTTTTTTCGGCTTTTGGAGAAGAGTTCGGTTTTATCGGTTTGTTATTTTTAATTTCTCTTTTCTACGGACTGATTTATTTCGGCTATAAAACTACAATGGTTGCAAAAGATGATTTCGGTAAATTGTTATCCGCAGGGATTACGGTTTATATTACCATGCACGTGCTTATTAATATCAGTATGATGTGCGGATGTCTTCCCATTACCGGAGTTCCTTTAATTTTAGTTTCATACGGAGGTTCTTCTGTCGTGGCTACGATGTCGGCATTAGGAATCCTGCAAAGCATTTACAGTCGCCGACTTTTTTAG
- a CDS encoding cation-translocating P-type ATPase, translating into MFKKFFFVPNRFNPELLTDFFESGMSENTSPLLSKKDRKFSSYLSLKSALFSAVIYTSGLLAYKLHALNLCNFLILLTFFIAGTPAVIKSIEDVLNKSVNIDSLMTVAAFGSIFINGEKEGALLLVLFAISEAMSQMVSSKTKNTLSSLKKLTPNVVWVINEDGTLAKTLIKQVKVGQIIKIKSGEVVPLDGIIIRGSSSLNLMHLTGEKIPQACKEADQIPAGAYNIEGAFDLEVTRLGSDSTVERIIQLVVQAQNTKPRLQRKLDRYSSIYAATIFIIATVVAIGLPLISSTPFLGQESSFYKALSFLIAASPCALIIAVPIAYLSAINACAKKGILLKGGITLDAVNKCDAIVMDKTGTLTIGELTCIGYQIFGKFPDYNPLSLAMALEQSSSHPIAQAIVDFSQKEGVVPLHLTAYHMIPGIGVEALIEEEKVFIGKSEFIMPMVSEDLRLELTRCITESKEKGDTCSLLKTTTGVLLFRFKDSPRPEACEVIKQLKNLNMTTIMLTGDHKTSALNIASELNITEVLYDLDPAEKLHAIRNLAEKHNLIMVGDGINDAPSLAQATVGVAMGQVGSASAIEAADVVLLRDNLTGLIWLINKAKQTQNIVLQNLGLAAAIILLISVPALFGIIPLWLAVILHEGSTIIVGLNALRLLKT; encoded by the coding sequence ATGTTTAAAAAGTTTTTTTTTGTACCGAATAGATTTAATCCGGAATTGCTAACGGATTTTTTCGAATCGGGCATGTCGGAAAATACCAGTCCCTTACTCTCTAAGAAAGATCGTAAATTCAGTTCTTATTTATCTCTGAAATCCGCACTATTTTCAGCCGTTATATACACATCGGGTCTCCTTGCCTATAAATTACATGCTCTTAATTTATGCAATTTTCTAATCCTACTCACATTTTTCATAGCAGGCACTCCTGCCGTTATAAAATCTATCGAAGACGTCTTGAATAAATCCGTTAATATCGATAGTTTAATGACCGTAGCGGCTTTCGGCTCCATATTTATCAATGGAGAAAAAGAAGGAGCTCTTCTACTCGTATTATTCGCTATTTCGGAAGCTATGAGCCAAATGGTTTCCTCTAAAACAAAAAATACTCTTTCCTCTCTTAAAAAATTAACTCCCAATGTAGTTTGGGTCATTAATGAAGACGGAACGCTTGCCAAAACTTTGATTAAACAAGTTAAAGTCGGACAAATTATTAAGATAAAAAGCGGAGAGGTAGTTCCTTTAGACGGTATTATCATAAGAGGGTCTTCATCTCTCAATCTTATGCACCTCACAGGAGAGAAAATTCCGCAAGCCTGTAAAGAAGCCGATCAAATACCTGCGGGTGCCTATAACATCGAAGGAGCTTTCGATTTGGAAGTCACCAGACTAGGTTCGGATTCTACCGTAGAACGTATTATCCAACTGGTAGTTCAAGCTCAAAATACGAAACCGCGTTTGCAAAGAAAATTAGATCGATATTCTTCGATTTATGCAGCAACTATTTTTATTATTGCTACTGTTGTTGCTATTGGGCTACCTCTCATATCATCCACACCTTTTTTGGGACAAGAAAGCTCTTTCTATAAAGCATTATCTTTTCTCATAGCGGCTTCTCCTTGTGCATTAATTATTGCCGTACCCATTGCTTATTTGAGTGCCATCAATGCGTGCGCCAAAAAAGGCATTCTCTTAAAAGGAGGAATCACTCTGGATGCCGTAAATAAATGTGATGCCATAGTTATGGACAAAACGGGAACTCTGACCATCGGCGAACTCACTTGCATAGGATATCAAATTTTCGGAAAATTTCCCGATTACAATCCTTTATCTCTTGCAATGGCCTTAGAACAGTCATCTTCTCATCCGATTGCTCAAGCTATCGTTGATTTTTCACAAAAAGAAGGAGTTGTTCCTCTACATTTGACTGCTTACCATATGATCCCCGGGATCGGAGTCGAGGCTCTGATCGAGGAAGAAAAGGTATTCATCGGAAAATCGGAATTTATCATGCCTATGGTATCCGAAGATCTACGTCTTGAGCTAACGAGATGCATTACGGAATCCAAGGAAAAGGGAGACACTTGTTCTTTGCTTAAAACAACCACGGGAGTGCTTTTGTTTCGCTTTAAAGATTCTCCTAGACCGGAAGCTTGCGAAGTCATCAAGCAATTGAAAAATCTTAATATGACAACCATTATGCTAACGGGTGATCATAAAACAAGTGCTCTCAATATTGCCTCCGAATTAAATATTACTGAAGTTCTTTATGATCTCGATCCTGCCGAAAAATTACATGCAATCCGTAATTTGGCAGAGAAACACAACTTAATTATGGTGGGTGACGGTATTAATGACGCTCCTTCACTCGCACAAGCCACCGTGGGAGTGGCCATGGGACAAGTAGGTAGTGCCTCTGCAATAGAGGCAGCGGATGTAGTTTTATTACGGGATAATTTAACCGGTTTAATTTGGTTAATCAATAAAGCTAAGCAAACTCAAAACATTGTTCTGCAAAATCTCGGACTGGCTGCCGCTATCATTTTACTTATTTCCGTACCCGCGTTATTCGGAATAATCCCTCTTTGGTTAGCCGTTATTCTCCATGAGGGCAGCACGATAATCGTCGGGTTAAATGCATTAAGATTACTGAAAACCTAA